The following coding sequences lie in one Pseudarthrobacter phenanthrenivorans Sphe3 genomic window:
- a CDS encoding APC family permease, which produces MSATSEEVSDVAPHGKEATLKRVLGPKLLLLFIVGDILGAGVYAVTGTMAGTVGGLVWLPFLLAFVVATLTAFSYLELVTQYPQAAGAALYTHKAFGIHFVTFLVAFAVVCSGITSASTSANVLAQNFFGGLEVNGWMGMPGQGVITAVALGFMLLLAAINLRGVGESVKFNVVLTVVEMVALCIVIGVGFFVMAQGTGNPGEVFVFNDYQDKGLFLAVTAATSIAFFAMVGFEDSVNMVEETRNPEKIFPRTMLTGLGIAVLLYMLVAVSVVSVLTPTELEGIREAEGAALLEVVHKGSPDFPIDRVFPFLAVFAVANTALINMLMASRLIYGMARQHVLPRPLGKVLPVRRTPWAGIAFSTVLALGLILYVTSDPESNIVANLSGTTAFLLLCVFTVVNVACVVLRRKRDPHRKVFFTSPGPLPLVAAVLCAFLAGPWVGRNVIQYQIAGGLMAIGVILWFVTWLINRRTNDGDRVNP; this is translated from the coding sequence GTGAGTGCCACTTCCGAAGAAGTTTCCGACGTTGCTCCCCATGGCAAGGAGGCCACCCTCAAACGCGTGCTCGGGCCCAAGCTCCTGCTGCTGTTCATCGTGGGGGATATCCTGGGCGCCGGGGTCTACGCAGTCACGGGGACCATGGCAGGCACAGTGGGCGGCCTCGTCTGGCTGCCCTTCCTGCTGGCATTCGTGGTGGCCACGCTCACCGCCTTCTCCTACCTGGAGTTGGTGACGCAGTACCCCCAGGCGGCGGGCGCCGCCCTGTACACGCACAAGGCGTTCGGCATCCACTTCGTCACCTTCCTGGTGGCATTCGCCGTCGTATGCTCCGGCATCACCAGTGCCTCCACCTCCGCCAACGTCCTGGCCCAAAACTTCTTTGGCGGGCTCGAGGTCAACGGGTGGATGGGGATGCCGGGACAGGGGGTCATCACGGCAGTTGCCTTGGGCTTCATGCTTCTTCTGGCCGCCATCAACCTGCGGGGCGTGGGGGAGAGCGTCAAATTCAACGTCGTGCTCACCGTGGTGGAGATGGTGGCCCTCTGCATTGTCATCGGTGTTGGTTTCTTTGTGATGGCACAGGGAACCGGCAACCCCGGCGAGGTGTTCGTCTTCAACGACTACCAGGACAAGGGCCTGTTCCTGGCGGTCACTGCGGCCACCTCCATCGCGTTCTTTGCCATGGTGGGCTTCGAGGATTCAGTGAACATGGTGGAGGAGACCCGCAACCCGGAAAAAATCTTCCCCCGCACCATGCTGACCGGCCTCGGCATCGCGGTGCTGCTGTACATGCTGGTGGCCGTGTCCGTGGTCAGTGTCCTCACCCCCACCGAGCTGGAAGGCATCCGGGAAGCTGAGGGCGCCGCCCTGCTGGAAGTTGTCCATAAAGGGTCACCGGACTTTCCCATCGACAGGGTCTTTCCCTTCCTGGCCGTTTTCGCGGTGGCCAACACGGCACTCATCAACATGCTGATGGCCAGCCGGCTCATCTACGGCATGGCGCGCCAGCACGTCCTGCCCCGGCCACTGGGCAAGGTGCTCCCCGTGCGACGCACGCCGTGGGCAGGAATTGCCTTCTCCACCGTCCTGGCGCTGGGCCTCATCCTCTATGTAACAAGCGATCCGGAAAGCAATATCGTGGCCAACCTCTCCGGGACCACGGCCTTCCTGCTGCTGTGCGTTTTCACGGTGGTCAACGTGGCCTGCGTGGTCCTGCGCCGCAAGCGGGATCCCCACCGCAAGGTGTTCTTCACTTCCCCGGGCCCCCTTCCGCTGGTGGCGGCCGTGCTCTGCGCCTTCCTGGCGGGGCCTTGGGTCGGGCGGAATGTCATCCAGTACCAGATTGCCGGCGGGCTGATGGCCATTGGAGTGATCCTGTGGTTCGTCACCTGGCTGATCAACCGGCGGACCAACGACGGCGATAGGGTTAATCCATGA